In Comamonadaceae bacterium OS-1, a single window of DNA contains:
- the resA_1 gene encoding thiol-disulfide oxidoreductase ResA, with amino-acid sequence MMAASRRRLMAGVAAAAGLAGAGVAWWRYQSAPLLSGVEEALWRLSFDTPQGTPLAMQALRGRPVLLNFWATWCPPCVEEMPMINRFFQENAANGWQVVGLAVDQPSSVRTFLQKTPVNYPIAMAGLGGTELGRSLGNLAGGLPFTVVLGSGGTVLHRKMGRVNPEDLRVWAELK; translated from the coding sequence ATGATGGCCGCTTCACGCCGTCGGCTCATGGCCGGGGTGGCTGCTGCTGCCGGGCTGGCGGGTGCGGGCGTGGCCTGGTGGAGATACCAGTCCGCGCCCCTGCTGTCGGGCGTAGAAGAAGCGCTGTGGCGGCTCAGTTTTGACACTCCGCAGGGTACGCCGCTGGCGATGCAGGCTTTGCGTGGACGCCCCGTGCTGCTGAATTTCTGGGCCACCTGGTGCCCGCCGTGCGTGGAAGAAATGCCCATGATCAACCGCTTCTTTCAAGAAAATGCGGCCAATGGCTGGCAAGTGGTGGGCTTGGCGGTGGACCAACCCAGCTCGGTACGCACATTTTTACAAAAAACGCCGGTCAATTATCCCATCGCCATGGCGGGCCTGGGTGGCACCGAGCTGGGGCGATCACTGGGTAACCTGGCGGGGGGCTTGCCCTTTACCGTGGTGCTCGGGTCGGGTGGTACGGTGCTCCATCGTAAAATGGGTCGGGTTAACCCTGAAGATTTACGGGTCTGGGCGGAGTTGAAATAG
- the accB gene encoding biotin carboxyl carrier protein of acetyl-CoA carboxylase: MDLRKLKTLIDLVSDSNVSELEITEAEGKVRIVKGGGAMVYQTAQPAMVAAPVMAAAPQAVDVVPAAPAAPAGHVVKSPMVGTFYRSSSPGAKSFVEVGSQVKEGDTICIIEAMKILNEIEADKAGTVVQMLCENGQAVEYGQPLYVIE; this comes from the coding sequence ATGGATTTGCGCAAACTCAAAACGTTGATCGACCTGGTGTCTGATTCCAACGTGTCAGAACTGGAAATTACCGAAGCCGAGGGCAAGGTCCGCATCGTCAAGGGTGGTGGTGCCATGGTGTACCAAACCGCCCAGCCCGCGATGGTGGCGGCGCCGGTGATGGCGGCGGCACCCCAGGCAGTGGACGTGGTCCCGGCAGCCCCTGCGGCTCCCGCAGGCCATGTGGTCAAGTCGCCCATGGTCGGCACTTTCTACCGCTCGTCCAGCCCTGGCGCCAAGTCCTTTGTGGAAGTGGGCAGCCAGGTCAAGGAAGGCGACACCATCTGCATCATCGAAGCGATGAAGATACTGAACGAAATCGAGGCCGACAAAGCGGGCACCGTGGTGCAAATGCTGTGCGAAAACGGCCAGGCCGTCGAATACGGCCAACCTTTGTACGTGATCGAGTAA